One window of the Rosa rugosa chromosome 3, drRosRugo1.1, whole genome shotgun sequence genome contains the following:
- the LOC133735948 gene encoding serine carboxypeptidase-like 18 isoform X4 has protein sequence MTVLLQALVLVLLFHITAASRSIITSLPGFPGDLPFRLETGYIGVGDSDNVQLFYYFIESEGSPVYDPLVLWLTGGPGCSGFSALVYENIGPLSFDYAHSFDNKPQLKLNPYSWTKVANIIFIDAPVGTGFSYAKTWDEYSVLNDTISAAQTYQFLRKWLVDHPRFISNPLYIAGDSYSGIVLPIIVEEISDGNQDGLEPAMNLQGYILGNPVTDEAQDANSQVLFAYLKALISYDLYQVMEIASESTKRNCRGEYVNVDPNNAVCLYDLELVNECLQDLDYANILEPLCTYDTPKPIGRKWHPQEFSNKDPKDLLLPSSQVARPWCRGSIKEWVRCNTSLSDSYVKDVSSTVIYHKNLIRKGYRVLIYSGDLDMAIPYVATFAWIESLNLTIDTSWKPWFVNAQVAGYKTKYTLGKYELTYTTIKGGGHTAPEYKPEACLAMISRWFALYPL, from the exons ATGACTGTGTTGCTACAAGCACTTGTTCTAGTCCTCCTCTTTCACATTACTGCTGCTTCCAGGTCCATCATCACCAGCTTACCCGGCTTTCCCGGTGACCTTCCATTCAGACTTGAAACTGG GTACATTGGAGTTGGAGACTCGGATAACGTGCAACTATTCTATTACTTCATTGAGTCCGAAGGATCTCCAGTGTATGATCCTCTTGTGCTTTGGCTCACCGGAGGTCCTGGTTGTTCTGGTTTTTCTGCCCTTGTATATGAAAATATTG GTCCTCTTTCATTTGACTATGCACACTCGTTTGACAACAAACCACAGCTGAAGTTGAACCCATATTCATGGACAAAG GTTGCCAACATAATATTTATAGATGCCCCTGTGGGAACAGGATTCTCATATGCAAAAACTTGGGACGAATATTCTGTTTTGAATGACACAATATCAGCTGCACAAACATATCAGTTTCTTAGAAAG TGGCTTGTGGATCACCCCAGGTTCATCTCCAATCCGCTCTATATTGCTGGAGATTCTTATTCAGGCATAGTTCTTCCGATCATCGTTGAAGAAATATCTGATG GTAACCAAGATGGACTTGAGCCAGCAATGAATCTCCAA GGGTACATCCTTGGCAACCCAGTCACAGATGAAGCACAAGATGCCAATTCCCAAGTACTCTTTGCTTACCTAAAAGCTCTTATATCATATGATCTATACCAGGTGATGGAAATAGCTTCTGAG TCAACCAAAAGAAATTGCAGAGGCGAGTATGTGAACGTGGATCCGAACAACGCAGTATGTTTGTATGATCTTGAACTTGTCAACGAG TGCCTCCAAGACCTAGACTATGCAAATATATTGGAACCTTTATGTACTTACGACACCCCAAAACCAATAGGGAGGAAGTGGCATCCTCAAGAATTCAGTAACAAAGATCCCAAAGATCTCCTCCTTCCTTCCTCTCAAGTAGCTAGGCCATGGTGTCGG GGAAGCATCAAGGAATGGGTGAGATGCAACACGAGCTTAAGTGATTCGTATGTGAAAGATGTTTCTTCTACCGTTATTTATCACAAGAATTTGATAAGAAAAGGCTATAGAGTTTTAATTTACAG TGGTGATCTTGATATGGCTATTCCGTATGTGGCTACTTTTGCTTGGATAGAATCTCTGAACTTGACTATTGACACTTCATGGAAACCTTGGTTTGTCAATGCACAAGTTGCAGG ATACAAAACGAAGTATACATTGGGAAAATATGAGTTGACATATACAACCATAAAG GGAGGTGGTCACACAGCTCCAGAATACAAACCTGAAGCATGCCTTGCTATGATCAGCAGGTGGTTTGCATTATACCCTCTATAG
- the LOC133735948 gene encoding serine carboxypeptidase-like 18 isoform X1, translating into MTVLLQALVLVLLFHITAASRSIITSLPGFPGDLPFRLETGYIGVGDSDNVQLFYYFIESEGSPVYDPLVLWLTGGPGCSGFSALVYENIGPLSFDYAHSFDNKPQLKLNPYSWTKVANIIFIDAPVGTGFSYAKTWDEYSVLNDTISAAQTYQFLRKWLVDHPRFISNPLYIAGDSYSGIVLPIIVEEISDGNQDGLEPAMNLQGYILGNPVTDEAQDANSQVLFAYLKALISYDLYQVMEIASESTKRNCRGEYVNVDPNNAVCLYDLELVNECLQDLDYANILEPLCTYDTPKPIGRKWHPQEFSNKDPKDLLLPSSQVARPWCRGYNYISSYIWANDKTVQYALHVAEGSIKEWVRCNTSLSDSYVKDVSSTVIYHKNLIRKGYRVLIYSGDLDMAIPYVATFAWIESLNLTIDTSWKPWFVNAQVAGYKTKYTLGKYELTYTTIKGGGHTAPEYKPEACLAMISRWFALYPL; encoded by the exons ATGACTGTGTTGCTACAAGCACTTGTTCTAGTCCTCCTCTTTCACATTACTGCTGCTTCCAGGTCCATCATCACCAGCTTACCCGGCTTTCCCGGTGACCTTCCATTCAGACTTGAAACTGG GTACATTGGAGTTGGAGACTCGGATAACGTGCAACTATTCTATTACTTCATTGAGTCCGAAGGATCTCCAGTGTATGATCCTCTTGTGCTTTGGCTCACCGGAGGTCCTGGTTGTTCTGGTTTTTCTGCCCTTGTATATGAAAATATTG GTCCTCTTTCATTTGACTATGCACACTCGTTTGACAACAAACCACAGCTGAAGTTGAACCCATATTCATGGACAAAG GTTGCCAACATAATATTTATAGATGCCCCTGTGGGAACAGGATTCTCATATGCAAAAACTTGGGACGAATATTCTGTTTTGAATGACACAATATCAGCTGCACAAACATATCAGTTTCTTAGAAAG TGGCTTGTGGATCACCCCAGGTTCATCTCCAATCCGCTCTATATTGCTGGAGATTCTTATTCAGGCATAGTTCTTCCGATCATCGTTGAAGAAATATCTGATG GTAACCAAGATGGACTTGAGCCAGCAATGAATCTCCAA GGGTACATCCTTGGCAACCCAGTCACAGATGAAGCACAAGATGCCAATTCCCAAGTACTCTTTGCTTACCTAAAAGCTCTTATATCATATGATCTATACCAGGTGATGGAAATAGCTTCTGAG TCAACCAAAAGAAATTGCAGAGGCGAGTATGTGAACGTGGATCCGAACAACGCAGTATGTTTGTATGATCTTGAACTTGTCAACGAG TGCCTCCAAGACCTAGACTATGCAAATATATTGGAACCTTTATGTACTTACGACACCCCAAAACCAATAGGGAGGAAGTGGCATCCTCAAGAATTCAGTAACAAAGATCCCAAAGATCTCCTCCTTCCTTCCTCTCAAGTAGCTAGGCCATGGTGTCGG GGTTACAATTATATATCTTCTTATATTTGGGCGAATGATAAAACTGTTCAGTATGCTCTTCACGTTGCTGAG GGAAGCATCAAGGAATGGGTGAGATGCAACACGAGCTTAAGTGATTCGTATGTGAAAGATGTTTCTTCTACCGTTATTTATCACAAGAATTTGATAAGAAAAGGCTATAGAGTTTTAATTTACAG TGGTGATCTTGATATGGCTATTCCGTATGTGGCTACTTTTGCTTGGATAGAATCTCTGAACTTGACTATTGACACTTCATGGAAACCTTGGTTTGTCAATGCACAAGTTGCAGG ATACAAAACGAAGTATACATTGGGAAAATATGAGTTGACATATACAACCATAAAG GGAGGTGGTCACACAGCTCCAGAATACAAACCTGAAGCATGCCTTGCTATGATCAGCAGGTGGTTTGCATTATACCCTCTATAG
- the LOC133735948 gene encoding serine carboxypeptidase-like 18 isoform X3 — protein MTVLLQALVLVLLFHITAASRSIITSLPGFPGDLPFRLETGYIGVGDSDNVQLFYYFIESEGSPVYDPLVLWLTGGPGCSGFSALVYENIGPLSFDYAHSFDNKPQLKLNPYSWTKVANIIFIDAPVGTGFSYAKTWDEYSVLNDTISAAQTYQFLRKWLVDHPRFISNPLYIAGDSYSGIVLPIIVEEISDGNQDGLEPAMNLQGYILGNPVTDEAQDANSQSTKRNCRGEYVNVDPNNAVCLYDLELVNECLQDLDYANILEPLCTYDTPKPIGRKWHPQEFSNKDPKDLLLPSSQVARPWCRGYNYISSYIWANDKTVQYALHVAEGSIKEWVRCNTSLSDSYVKDVSSTVIYHKNLIRKGYRVLIYSGDLDMAIPYVATFAWIESLNLTIDTSWKPWFVNAQVAGYKTKYTLGKYELTYTTIKGGGHTAPEYKPEACLAMISRWFALYPL, from the exons ATGACTGTGTTGCTACAAGCACTTGTTCTAGTCCTCCTCTTTCACATTACTGCTGCTTCCAGGTCCATCATCACCAGCTTACCCGGCTTTCCCGGTGACCTTCCATTCAGACTTGAAACTGG GTACATTGGAGTTGGAGACTCGGATAACGTGCAACTATTCTATTACTTCATTGAGTCCGAAGGATCTCCAGTGTATGATCCTCTTGTGCTTTGGCTCACCGGAGGTCCTGGTTGTTCTGGTTTTTCTGCCCTTGTATATGAAAATATTG GTCCTCTTTCATTTGACTATGCACACTCGTTTGACAACAAACCACAGCTGAAGTTGAACCCATATTCATGGACAAAG GTTGCCAACATAATATTTATAGATGCCCCTGTGGGAACAGGATTCTCATATGCAAAAACTTGGGACGAATATTCTGTTTTGAATGACACAATATCAGCTGCACAAACATATCAGTTTCTTAGAAAG TGGCTTGTGGATCACCCCAGGTTCATCTCCAATCCGCTCTATATTGCTGGAGATTCTTATTCAGGCATAGTTCTTCCGATCATCGTTGAAGAAATATCTGATG GTAACCAAGATGGACTTGAGCCAGCAATGAATCTCCAA GGGTACATCCTTGGCAACCCAGTCACAGATGAAGCACAAGATGCCAATTCCCAA TCAACCAAAAGAAATTGCAGAGGCGAGTATGTGAACGTGGATCCGAACAACGCAGTATGTTTGTATGATCTTGAACTTGTCAACGAG TGCCTCCAAGACCTAGACTATGCAAATATATTGGAACCTTTATGTACTTACGACACCCCAAAACCAATAGGGAGGAAGTGGCATCCTCAAGAATTCAGTAACAAAGATCCCAAAGATCTCCTCCTTCCTTCCTCTCAAGTAGCTAGGCCATGGTGTCGG GGTTACAATTATATATCTTCTTATATTTGGGCGAATGATAAAACTGTTCAGTATGCTCTTCACGTTGCTGAG GGAAGCATCAAGGAATGGGTGAGATGCAACACGAGCTTAAGTGATTCGTATGTGAAAGATGTTTCTTCTACCGTTATTTATCACAAGAATTTGATAAGAAAAGGCTATAGAGTTTTAATTTACAG TGGTGATCTTGATATGGCTATTCCGTATGTGGCTACTTTTGCTTGGATAGAATCTCTGAACTTGACTATTGACACTTCATGGAAACCTTGGTTTGTCAATGCACAAGTTGCAGG ATACAAAACGAAGTATACATTGGGAAAATATGAGTTGACATATACAACCATAAAG GGAGGTGGTCACACAGCTCCAGAATACAAACCTGAAGCATGCCTTGCTATGATCAGCAGGTGGTTTGCATTATACCCTCTATAG
- the LOC133735948 gene encoding serine carboxypeptidase-like 18 isoform X5, whose translation MTVLLQALVLVLLFHITAASRSIITSLPGFPGDLPFRLETGYIGVGDSDNVQLFYYFIESEGSPVYDPLVLWLTGGPGCSGFSALVYENIGPLSFDYAHSFDNKPQLKLNPYSWTKWLVDHPRFISNPLYIAGDSYSGIVLPIIVEEISDGNQDGLEPAMNLQGYILGNPVTDEAQDANSQVLFAYLKALISYDLYQVMEIASESTKRNCRGEYVNVDPNNAVCLYDLELVNECLQDLDYANILEPLCTYDTPKPIGRKWHPQEFSNKDPKDLLLPSSQVARPWCRGYNYISSYIWANDKTVQYALHVAEGSIKEWVRCNTSLSDSYVKDVSSTVIYHKNLIRKGYRVLIYSGDLDMAIPYVATFAWIESLNLTIDTSWKPWFVNAQVAGYKTKYTLGKYELTYTTIKGGGHTAPEYKPEACLAMISRWFALYPL comes from the exons ATGACTGTGTTGCTACAAGCACTTGTTCTAGTCCTCCTCTTTCACATTACTGCTGCTTCCAGGTCCATCATCACCAGCTTACCCGGCTTTCCCGGTGACCTTCCATTCAGACTTGAAACTGG GTACATTGGAGTTGGAGACTCGGATAACGTGCAACTATTCTATTACTTCATTGAGTCCGAAGGATCTCCAGTGTATGATCCTCTTGTGCTTTGGCTCACCGGAGGTCCTGGTTGTTCTGGTTTTTCTGCCCTTGTATATGAAAATATTG GTCCTCTTTCATTTGACTATGCACACTCGTTTGACAACAAACCACAGCTGAAGTTGAACCCATATTCATGGACAAAG TGGCTTGTGGATCACCCCAGGTTCATCTCCAATCCGCTCTATATTGCTGGAGATTCTTATTCAGGCATAGTTCTTCCGATCATCGTTGAAGAAATATCTGATG GTAACCAAGATGGACTTGAGCCAGCAATGAATCTCCAA GGGTACATCCTTGGCAACCCAGTCACAGATGAAGCACAAGATGCCAATTCCCAAGTACTCTTTGCTTACCTAAAAGCTCTTATATCATATGATCTATACCAGGTGATGGAAATAGCTTCTGAG TCAACCAAAAGAAATTGCAGAGGCGAGTATGTGAACGTGGATCCGAACAACGCAGTATGTTTGTATGATCTTGAACTTGTCAACGAG TGCCTCCAAGACCTAGACTATGCAAATATATTGGAACCTTTATGTACTTACGACACCCCAAAACCAATAGGGAGGAAGTGGCATCCTCAAGAATTCAGTAACAAAGATCCCAAAGATCTCCTCCTTCCTTCCTCTCAAGTAGCTAGGCCATGGTGTCGG GGTTACAATTATATATCTTCTTATATTTGGGCGAATGATAAAACTGTTCAGTATGCTCTTCACGTTGCTGAG GGAAGCATCAAGGAATGGGTGAGATGCAACACGAGCTTAAGTGATTCGTATGTGAAAGATGTTTCTTCTACCGTTATTTATCACAAGAATTTGATAAGAAAAGGCTATAGAGTTTTAATTTACAG TGGTGATCTTGATATGGCTATTCCGTATGTGGCTACTTTTGCTTGGATAGAATCTCTGAACTTGACTATTGACACTTCATGGAAACCTTGGTTTGTCAATGCACAAGTTGCAGG ATACAAAACGAAGTATACATTGGGAAAATATGAGTTGACATATACAACCATAAAG GGAGGTGGTCACACAGCTCCAGAATACAAACCTGAAGCATGCCTTGCTATGATCAGCAGGTGGTTTGCATTATACCCTCTATAG
- the LOC133735948 gene encoding serine carboxypeptidase-like 18 isoform X2 has translation MTVLLQALVLVLLFHITAASRSIITSLPGFPGDLPFRLETGYIGVGDSDNVQLFYYFIESEGSPVYDPLVLWLTGGPGCSGFSALVYENIGPLSFDYAHSFDNKPQLKLNPYSWTKVANIIFIDAPVGTGFSYAKTWDEYSVLNDTISAAQTYQFLRKWLVDHPRFISNPLYIAGDSYSGIVLPIIVEEISDGNQDGLEPAMNLQGYILGNPVTDEAQDANSQVLFAYLKALISYDLYQSTKRNCRGEYVNVDPNNAVCLYDLELVNECLQDLDYANILEPLCTYDTPKPIGRKWHPQEFSNKDPKDLLLPSSQVARPWCRGYNYISSYIWANDKTVQYALHVAEGSIKEWVRCNTSLSDSYVKDVSSTVIYHKNLIRKGYRVLIYSGDLDMAIPYVATFAWIESLNLTIDTSWKPWFVNAQVAGYKTKYTLGKYELTYTTIKGGGHTAPEYKPEACLAMISRWFALYPL, from the exons ATGACTGTGTTGCTACAAGCACTTGTTCTAGTCCTCCTCTTTCACATTACTGCTGCTTCCAGGTCCATCATCACCAGCTTACCCGGCTTTCCCGGTGACCTTCCATTCAGACTTGAAACTGG GTACATTGGAGTTGGAGACTCGGATAACGTGCAACTATTCTATTACTTCATTGAGTCCGAAGGATCTCCAGTGTATGATCCTCTTGTGCTTTGGCTCACCGGAGGTCCTGGTTGTTCTGGTTTTTCTGCCCTTGTATATGAAAATATTG GTCCTCTTTCATTTGACTATGCACACTCGTTTGACAACAAACCACAGCTGAAGTTGAACCCATATTCATGGACAAAG GTTGCCAACATAATATTTATAGATGCCCCTGTGGGAACAGGATTCTCATATGCAAAAACTTGGGACGAATATTCTGTTTTGAATGACACAATATCAGCTGCACAAACATATCAGTTTCTTAGAAAG TGGCTTGTGGATCACCCCAGGTTCATCTCCAATCCGCTCTATATTGCTGGAGATTCTTATTCAGGCATAGTTCTTCCGATCATCGTTGAAGAAATATCTGATG GTAACCAAGATGGACTTGAGCCAGCAATGAATCTCCAA GGGTACATCCTTGGCAACCCAGTCACAGATGAAGCACAAGATGCCAATTCCCAAGTACTCTTTGCTTACCTAAAAGCTCTTATATCATATGATCTATACCAG TCAACCAAAAGAAATTGCAGAGGCGAGTATGTGAACGTGGATCCGAACAACGCAGTATGTTTGTATGATCTTGAACTTGTCAACGAG TGCCTCCAAGACCTAGACTATGCAAATATATTGGAACCTTTATGTACTTACGACACCCCAAAACCAATAGGGAGGAAGTGGCATCCTCAAGAATTCAGTAACAAAGATCCCAAAGATCTCCTCCTTCCTTCCTCTCAAGTAGCTAGGCCATGGTGTCGG GGTTACAATTATATATCTTCTTATATTTGGGCGAATGATAAAACTGTTCAGTATGCTCTTCACGTTGCTGAG GGAAGCATCAAGGAATGGGTGAGATGCAACACGAGCTTAAGTGATTCGTATGTGAAAGATGTTTCTTCTACCGTTATTTATCACAAGAATTTGATAAGAAAAGGCTATAGAGTTTTAATTTACAG TGGTGATCTTGATATGGCTATTCCGTATGTGGCTACTTTTGCTTGGATAGAATCTCTGAACTTGACTATTGACACTTCATGGAAACCTTGGTTTGTCAATGCACAAGTTGCAGG ATACAAAACGAAGTATACATTGGGAAAATATGAGTTGACATATACAACCATAAAG GGAGGTGGTCACACAGCTCCAGAATACAAACCTGAAGCATGCCTTGCTATGATCAGCAGGTGGTTTGCATTATACCCTCTATAG